A window of the Butyricimonas faecalis genome harbors these coding sequences:
- a CDS encoding anthranilate synthase component II yields MQNSTLKNILVIDNHDSFVYNLVQILRENEHCQFDIVQNDRIDFSSLDRYDKLLLSPGPGIPAEAGDLLALIEHCKTTHDILGVCLGHQAIAEAFGASLQQLAHPKHGHESRLTIVDHTDILYHGLHLPVQVGRYHSWIVNPHTLPSCFHISAFDEEGHIMSFYHTTLPIHAVQYHPESIITRQGRQMINNWINK; encoded by the coding sequence ATGCAGAATTCAACATTAAAAAATATACTTGTTATTGACAATCACGACTCGTTCGTTTACAACCTTGTTCAAATCCTTCGGGAGAATGAACACTGTCAATTCGACATTGTTCAGAACGACCGAATCGACTTTTCCTCTCTCGATCGCTACGACAAACTTCTACTATCCCCCGGACCGGGCATTCCTGCCGAAGCCGGAGATCTCCTCGCCCTCATCGAGCATTGCAAAACGACCCATGATATTCTCGGTGTATGCCTCGGTCATCAAGCCATTGCCGAAGCCTTCGGTGCCAGCCTACAACAACTAGCTCATCCCAAGCACGGTCACGAAAGCCGTCTCACGATCGTGGATCACACGGATATTCTCTACCACGGTCTCCACCTTCCCGTACAAGTGGGACGCTACCATTCGTGGATTGTCAATCCACACACCCTCCCGTCGTGCTTCCACATCAGTGCTTTTGACGAAGAAGGCCATATTATGTCCTTCTACCATACAACCCTTCCCATCCACGCTGTTCAATATCACCCAGAATCCATCATCACCCGTCAAGGCCGACAGATGATAAACAATTGGATAAACAAATAA
- a CDS encoding MFS transporter, which yields MAKKKNWFSLFFTNYLGVLNDNFLKTLACFICIAWVGKENESMVVTLASAALVIPYLLFSPLAGRLAKVYKKRKIVVWAKFAEMLIMVVASVGFLMHSTGLVLSSILLMGLQSALFSPSKYGLIRDIGGEEGISYGSGAMEMFAFVGILTGTLMAAFLSESVTLPVLCVILFGVALFGWLSSLTIRADESEPMKESHETLNPVKFVKDMFVRALAFKGLNLVVVGLATFWFIGSMVQMVLIVYCRSDLGMNDSETGIVMSLAAVGIGAGCYLAGVLSRRDVELGLVPYGGITTGLTLLTIFVFDAHGVTFGVLVFLAAFFSGMFKVPLDAWIQANVKGRELGDMLAYSNLITFLFMLIASGCFGGMTMFFDTKYVFVFLAVLTFAITVVLFSCVEEMRVRFKKFRLKN from the coding sequence ATGGCGAAGAAAAAGAATTGGTTTTCCTTGTTTTTCACGAACTATTTGGGAGTTTTGAATGATAATTTCCTGAAAACGTTAGCGTGCTTTATTTGTATTGCATGGGTGGGCAAGGAGAACGAGTCGATGGTCGTGACATTGGCATCGGCGGCATTGGTGATCCCGTATTTATTGTTTTCCCCGTTGGCGGGACGGTTGGCAAAGGTATATAAAAAGCGAAAGATTGTGGTTTGGGCAAAGTTTGCCGAGATGTTGATCATGGTTGTGGCCTCGGTCGGGTTTTTGATGCACTCGACGGGACTTGTGTTGTCGTCTATTTTGTTGATGGGATTACAGAGTGCGCTGTTTTCTCCTTCGAAGTACGGGTTGATTCGTGACATCGGGGGTGAAGAGGGGATTTCCTATGGCTCGGGGGCCATGGAGATGTTCGCTTTCGTGGGTATTCTGACCGGGACGTTGATGGCTGCCTTTTTGTCGGAGAGCGTGACGCTCCCCGTCTTGTGCGTGATCCTGTTCGGGGTGGCATTGTTCGGCTGGTTGTCGAGTCTGACAATTCGGGCAGACGAAAGCGAACCGATGAAAGAGAGCCATGAGACGCTGAATCCTGTGAAGTTTGTGAAGGATATGTTTGTACGGGCACTGGCGTTCAAGGGACTGAACCTGGTGGTCGTGGGGCTTGCCACGTTTTGGTTTATTGGCTCTATGGTCCAGATGGTGCTTATCGTGTATTGTCGTTCGGATTTGGGAATGAACGATTCGGAGACGGGTATCGTCATGTCGTTGGCCGCCGTAGGTATTGGGGCGGGATGTTATCTTGCCGGGGTATTGTCTCGCCGGGACGTGGAGTTGGGCTTGGTTCCTTATGGAGGGATTACAACGGGATTGACCTTGCTGACGATATTCGTTTTTGACGCTCATGGGGTGACGTTTGGGGTGCTTGTGTTCCTTGCCGCATTTTTCAGTGGAATGTTCAAGGTGCCGCTGGATGCTTGGATTCAGGCGAACGTGAAGGGACGGGAACTGGGAGATATGCTGGCTTATTCGAATCTGATTACTTTTTTGTTTATGTTGATAGCGTCGGGGTGTTTCGGGGGAATGACCATGTTTTTTGACACGAAGTACGTGTTTGTTTTTCTAGCCGTGCTTACATTTGCGATTACGGTTGTTTTGTTTTCGTGCGTGGAGGAGATGAGAGTAAGGTTTAAGAAGTTTCGATTAAAGAATTAG
- a CDS encoding B12-binding domain-containing radical SAM protein — MVLLWLDLNSSYAHSSLALPAIHAQVEGKEGDVEWRKVSATINSNVGSVVAEIVAARPDVLAATAWLFTHEVLLKITARVKALLPECTIIFGGPEMLGDNEEYLRRNRHVACVFRGEGELGFHEWLRVYDCPSRWNEVVGLCWLDVEGVYHDGGLARVMEFDRLMIPEHSRFFDWTKPFVQLETTRGCFNTCAFCVSGAEKPVRALSVERIRERLTVIRDHGIRDIRLLDRTFNGSSRRAISLLELFREFAPGMHFHLEIHPALLSDEVKALLRELPAGLLHLEAGIQSLRENVLQACRRLGDLQEALNGLSYLASLPNLVVHADLIAGLPLYSLKQMIEDVRVLAGFGTEEIQLELLKLLPGTAMRAEAGALGIVYSPDVPYEVLQTEAMSVEDLRQARLLSRLIDGFYNALAWQGVTRKLIKHDERFLSDFLSWMEKQELLEQPLSLERRGALLYEFCEERYPMFLTDISVAWIVAGIPFAKEPSKRLKPWSNEIPKDVVNVMGKYESVMRVYHLPGEKEEFWFGFDRGKSASKPLYMGRKETL; from the coding sequence ATGGTACTTCTTTGGTTGGATTTGAATTCTTCGTATGCTCATTCATCATTGGCCCTTCCGGCAATTCATGCTCAGGTGGAAGGAAAGGAGGGGGATGTAGAATGGCGGAAGGTTTCAGCGACGATCAATTCGAACGTGGGAAGTGTGGTGGCCGAGATCGTGGCGGCCCGGCCGGATGTGCTAGCAGCAACAGCGTGGTTGTTCACGCATGAGGTGTTGTTAAAGATCACGGCCCGGGTGAAGGCCTTGTTGCCGGAATGTACCATTATATTCGGCGGACCGGAGATGCTGGGGGATAATGAGGAGTATTTGCGTCGCAATCGGCACGTGGCTTGCGTGTTTCGGGGAGAGGGTGAGCTGGGATTTCATGAGTGGCTGAGGGTGTACGATTGTCCTTCCCGGTGGAATGAGGTTGTGGGGCTGTGTTGGTTAGACGTGGAGGGAGTGTATCATGACGGTGGATTGGCGAGGGTGATGGAGTTTGACCGATTGATGATACCGGAACATAGTCGTTTTTTCGATTGGACAAAGCCATTCGTGCAGTTGGAAACGACAAGGGGATGTTTTAATACCTGTGCTTTTTGCGTGAGCGGGGCGGAGAAACCTGTGCGGGCGTTGTCCGTGGAGCGTATTCGGGAGCGCCTGACTGTTATTCGGGATCATGGTATTCGGGATATTCGGTTACTGGATCGTACTTTTAACGGGTCTTCCCGAAGAGCAATCAGTTTGTTGGAGTTGTTCCGGGAGTTTGCTCCGGGCATGCATTTCCATTTGGAGATTCATCCGGCGTTGCTTTCCGACGAGGTAAAGGCATTGTTGCGGGAGTTGCCCGCGGGGTTACTGCATTTGGAAGCGGGGATTCAGAGTTTGCGGGAGAATGTATTGCAGGCTTGTCGGAGACTCGGTGATTTGCAGGAGGCTTTGAATGGGTTATCTTATTTGGCGTCGTTGCCTAATTTGGTGGTACATGCGGATCTGATTGCCGGGTTACCGCTATATTCTTTGAAACAGATGATTGAGGATGTGCGGGTGTTGGCCGGTTTCGGAACGGAAGAGATTCAGTTGGAGTTATTGAAGTTATTGCCCGGAACGGCGATGCGTGCGGAAGCCGGGGCTTTGGGAATTGTCTATTCTCCGGACGTTCCGTATGAGGTGTTGCAGACGGAAGCGATGTCGGTGGAGGATTTGCGTCAAGCCCGGTTGTTGTCTCGTTTGATTGATGGTTTTTATAATGCTTTGGCATGGCAGGGGGTGACTCGTAAGTTAATCAAACATGATGAACGTTTTTTGTCGGATTTCTTGTCTTGGATGGAGAAGCAAGAGTTGTTGGAACAACCGCTTAGTTTGGAGCGACGAGGGGCGTTGTTGTACGAATTCTGTGAAGAACGATACCCGATGTTTCTGACAGATATTTCGGTGGCATGGATCGTGGCAGGAATTCCTTTTGCCAAAGAGCCCAGCAAACGGCTGAAGCCTTGGAGTAACGAGATACCGAAAGATGTAGTAAACGTGATGGGGAAATACGAGAGTGTGATGCGGGTGTATCATCTGCCCGGTGAAAAGGAAGAGTTCTGGTTCGGTTTCGATCGGGGAAAGTCGGCGTCAAAGCCTCTGTATATGGGGAGGAAAGAAACTTTATAA
- a CDS encoding mechanosensitive ion channel family protein gives MEELFTSTSNVSLDVFLTKMIDLGVSVGSKILLAIVVFLVGRWIVRRLNNLLAKILEKRHVEASLSTFVKSLVSISLTLLLIIVVIGVLGIETSSFIALFASAGVAIGMALSGTLQNFAGGVMILLFKPFKVGDTIEAQGQCGTVREIQIFNTILATPDNKIIIIPNGGLSTGLMKNYSKEATRRVDWEFGIAYGDDYTKAKSVIARLLDADGRVLKDPAYFIALTSLGESSVNIVVRAWVKSEDYWGVYFDMNEKVYKTFAEENLNIPFPQLDVHLHGKTE, from the coding sequence ATGGAAGAATTGTTTACAAGTACTTCTAATGTGTCATTAGATGTGTTTTTAACTAAGATGATCGATTTGGGTGTATCGGTCGGTTCTAAGATTTTGTTGGCAATCGTGGTGTTCCTCGTGGGGCGTTGGATTGTTCGGCGATTAAATAATTTGTTGGCGAAAATATTGGAAAAACGTCACGTGGAGGCCTCTTTGTCTACCTTCGTGAAGAGTTTGGTGAGTATCTCGTTAACACTGTTGTTGATTATCGTAGTGATTGGGGTGCTTGGCATTGAGACTAGCTCGTTTATTGCCCTTTTTGCATCTGCCGGTGTTGCTATCGGCATGGCTTTGAGCGGTACGTTGCAGAATTTTGCCGGAGGGGTAATGATTCTATTGTTCAAGCCGTTTAAGGTTGGTGACACGATCGAGGCACAGGGACAGTGCGGTACGGTGAGGGAGATCCAGATATTTAACACCATTCTGGCGACTCCCGATAATAAGATTATTATTATCCCGAATGGCGGTTTGTCCACGGGATTAATGAAAAATTATTCTAAAGAAGCTACCCGCCGTGTGGATTGGGAATTCGGTATTGCTTATGGGGATGATTACACGAAAGCGAAGAGTGTGATTGCTCGTTTGCTGGATGCGGATGGGCGTGTATTGAAAGACCCGGCTTATTTTATTGCCTTGACTTCTTTGGGTGAGAGTTCTGTCAATATCGTGGTTCGAGCTTGGGTAAAGTCCGAGGATTACTGGGGTGTTTATTTTGATATGAACGAGAAGGTGTATAAGACGTTTGCCGAGGAAAATCTGAATATCCCGTTCCCGCAATTGGACGTGCATTTGCATGGGAAGACAGAATAG
- a CDS encoding lysophospholipid acyltransferase family protein: MGYKQVLAAFYRGVLSARYRVRLEGVELLTEKRATLFLPNHQASVDPQIVCSQLLRYVDVSPLVTEGYFKIPVVAQVLHLMHAVRVPDLEKSRRGVEIVAGLNRVVIDALAAGHNVLLYPAGQLTNSGLERVGNKQGAWQVCHQLPEGARVVGVRIRGLWGSMWSRAKTGSSPNFAWTYLKGIFYVLANLLFFVPRRDVLITFEDITDDAVRYAAEGRQPFNRFLESFYNAPGEEQPLFLKHFFYVRGRGHGPSLGV; this comes from the coding sequence ATGGGTTATAAACAGGTATTGGCGGCCTTTTACCGGGGAGTATTGAGTGCTCGCTACCGGGTGCGCCTTGAGGGGGTGGAATTGTTGACCGAGAAACGGGCAACGTTGTTTTTGCCGAATCATCAGGCATCTGTCGATCCTCAGATTGTTTGTTCTCAGTTATTACGTTACGTGGATGTGTCTCCGTTGGTGACGGAGGGGTATTTTAAAATTCCGGTAGTTGCGCAGGTGCTACACTTGATGCATGCGGTGCGTGTGCCGGATTTGGAAAAGAGTCGTCGGGGAGTGGAAATTGTGGCCGGGTTGAATCGGGTGGTCATTGACGCTTTGGCGGCGGGGCATAACGTGTTGCTTTACCCGGCCGGACAGTTGACGAATAGCGGGTTGGAGCGTGTGGGGAACAAGCAGGGGGCTTGGCAGGTGTGTCATCAACTGCCGGAGGGTGCTCGTGTCGTGGGGGTACGCATCCGGGGATTGTGGGGGAGTATGTGGTCAAGGGCTAAGACGGGGAGTTCTCCGAATTTTGCATGGACTTATTTGAAGGGGATTTTTTACGTGCTGGCGAATTTGTTGTTTTTCGTGCCTCGGCGTGATGTGCTGATTACTTTTGAGGATATTACTGACGATGCCGTGCGTTATGCTGCGGAGGGGCGGCAGCCGTTTAATCGTTTTTTGGAGAGTTTTTATAATGCTCCGGGCGAGGAGCAACCTTTATTTTTGAAACATTTCTTTTACGTGAGGG